One window from the genome of Candidatus Synechococcus calcipolaris G9 encodes:
- the psaJ gene encoding photosystem I reaction center subunit IX, with amino-acid sequence MQTKYLLTYLSTAPVITALWLGFTAGLLIEFNRFFPDLLFHPL; translated from the coding sequence ATGCAAACAAAATATCTTTTGACCTATCTCTCTACTGCTCCAGTGATTACCGCCCTCTGGCTAGGGTTCACGGCAGGGCTATTGATTGAATTTAATCGCTTCTTCCCTGATTTACTCTTTCATCCCCTCTAG